From a single Collibacillus ludicampi genomic region:
- the disA gene encoding DNA integrity scanning diadenylate cyclase DisA translates to MREDLKKENMINKILRFIAPGTALREGLENVLRAKTGALIVIGNSPQVMEIVDGGFSINCEFTAAALYELAKMDGAIILSEDGKRILYANTQLNPDPSIPSFETGTRHRTAERVARQTGHLVVCISQRRDVITLYQSNFRYTLKDIGVILTKANQAINTLEKYKSVLDQALTNLSALEFEEMVTLHEVAMVIQRIEMVLRIKSEIRRYITELGTEGRLISMQLEELVSKVDEEAYLLVKDYCKDMSETTPHQILTHLHSLTSEELLESLTLVRVLGYTGNVNITEEIAPPRGYRILSKIPRLPQPVIENLVGTFQTLPRILRASIEQLDDVEGIGEVRARAIKEGLRRLQEQALIDRHI, encoded by the coding sequence ATGCGGGAAGATTTAAAGAAAGAAAACATGATCAATAAGATTTTGCGTTTCATCGCACCTGGAACCGCTTTGCGCGAAGGATTAGAGAATGTTTTGCGGGCGAAAACGGGGGCTTTGATCGTCATCGGGAATTCCCCTCAGGTCATGGAGATTGTAGACGGCGGTTTTTCGATCAACTGTGAGTTTACGGCCGCCGCCTTATACGAATTGGCGAAAATGGATGGAGCCATCATCTTGAGTGAAGACGGGAAGCGGATCCTTTATGCGAATACTCAATTGAATCCGGATCCTTCCATTCCTTCCTTTGAGACGGGAACTCGCCATCGTACCGCGGAACGGGTGGCGCGGCAGACGGGACATCTTGTGGTCTGCATTTCACAACGCCGCGACGTCATTACTTTGTACCAGTCGAACTTCCGTTATACATTGAAAGATATCGGAGTGATTTTAACAAAGGCAAACCAAGCGATTAATACGTTGGAGAAATATAAGTCTGTGCTCGATCAGGCTTTGACGAATTTAAGTGCACTCGAATTTGAAGAAATGGTGACTTTACATGAGGTCGCCATGGTGATTCAACGAATTGAAATGGTTTTGCGCATAAAATCGGAAATTCGAAGATATATTACAGAGTTGGGAACCGAGGGACGCCTCATTTCCATGCAATTGGAAGAATTGGTGTCCAAGGTGGATGAGGAAGCCTATTTGCTCGTAAAAGACTATTGCAAGGATATGTCAGAAACGACACCGCATCAGATCTTGACACATTTGCACAGTCTTACTTCCGAAGAACTGCTGGAAAGTTTGACGTTGGTACGCGTGCTTGGATACACGGGAAATGTGAATATCACTGAAGAAATCGCCCCGCCGCGCGGGTATCGTATATTGAGCAAAATCCCCCGTTTGCCCCAGCCGGTGATCGAAAACCTTGTAGGAACGTTTCAGACATTACCCCGTATTCTCAGAGCCTCGATCGAGCAATTGGATGATGTAGAAGGAATCGGTGAAGTGCGGGCACGTGCGATTAAGGAAGGCCTCAGGCGCTTGCAAGAACAGGCTTTGATTGACAGACATATATAA
- the pssA gene encoding CDP-diacylglycerol--serine O-phosphatidyltransferase encodes MIARALPSVFTLGNLFLGIISIILAFQGRQTYAALVVIIGMLLDGLDGRVARMLNAQSDFGKELDSLSDVISFGVAPAFIMYGVILSSLGWVGMVITALFPICGALRLARFNVMTGTTNYFVGLPITAAGGALATMALYNNLIPKPELVLPLAMVGLAYLMISNIKYPNFKKVGIPKSAFIVVPVILAFVIFVFKVYPNEASRLVFLPLALYALYGLKKNVRKKRRKQRDQLEDPYESIAK; translated from the coding sequence ATGATTGCTCGGGCATTACCCAGTGTGTTCACTCTGGGAAACCTGTTTCTCGGCATCATATCTATCATTCTTGCGTTTCAAGGACGTCAAACGTATGCGGCACTGGTTGTGATCATCGGTATGTTGCTCGACGGGCTCGATGGGCGGGTGGCGCGCATGTTGAATGCGCAAAGTGACTTCGGGAAAGAGTTGGATTCGCTGTCTGACGTCATCTCTTTCGGAGTGGCTCCCGCTTTTATCATGTATGGGGTCATCCTTTCGAGCTTGGGGTGGGTCGGGATGGTGATTACGGCACTATTTCCGATCTGTGGGGCTCTTCGATTGGCCCGATTTAATGTAATGACGGGCACAACGAACTATTTTGTAGGTTTGCCTATCACTGCAGCGGGCGGCGCGTTGGCGACGATGGCTTTGTATAACAATCTGATCCCAAAGCCTGAATTGGTCTTGCCGCTTGCCATGGTTGGTCTTGCATACTTGATGATCTCCAATATTAAATATCCCAATTTCAAGAAAGTCGGGATACCGAAATCGGCGTTTATCGTCGTTCCCGTTATTCTTGCTTTTGTGATCTTTGTTTTCAAAGTATATCCGAATGAAGCGTCCCGTTTGGTGTTCTTGCCGTTGGCGCTCTATGCGCTTTACGGACTAAAAAAAAACGTTAGGAAAAAACGCAGAAAACAACGGGATCAGCTAGAAGACCCATATGAATCGATCGCGAAGTGA
- a CDS encoding PIN/TRAM domain-containing protein gives MLKRIIHIFFAVIGIVLGYKFAPSLFAWIQLKQSPFSNSIFGAALGGILFFFATSWMADYSVSLIRWFEEKILKTPLQDVFAGVIGLIVGLIVAYLLAPAIGMIPVVGPVVQIFASVFLAYLGFRICFTKREELVGLFSLKFVNREKGKEKAKINDAKILDTSVIIDGRIADIVETGFLDGTLVIPSFVLEELQHIADSSDVLKRNRGRRGLDILNKIRKEQKSVRVQVLEIDFEEIQEVDSKLVRLAKQISGKVVTNDFNLNKVCELQGVPVLNINDLANAVKPVVLPGEEIIVQVIKDGKEFGQGVGYLDDGTMIVVEGGREFIGSRLEVLVTSVLQTSAGRMIFAKPKLLEKAQAL, from the coding sequence GTGCTGAAACGGATCATTCATATCTTTTTTGCTGTAATCGGCATCGTACTGGGTTATAAATTTGCACCAAGTTTGTTTGCATGGATACAATTGAAACAATCGCCATTTTCCAATTCGATTTTTGGCGCGGCACTTGGAGGAATCTTGTTTTTCTTCGCTACTTCATGGATGGCAGATTATAGTGTTTCGCTGATACGCTGGTTCGAAGAGAAGATCTTGAAAACACCACTTCAGGATGTTTTCGCTGGTGTGATCGGTTTGATTGTTGGACTTATAGTGGCATATTTATTGGCACCTGCGATTGGCATGATTCCCGTAGTGGGACCGGTGGTGCAGATCTTTGCGAGCGTGTTTCTCGCCTATCTTGGTTTCCGCATCTGTTTCACGAAACGTGAAGAGTTGGTCGGTTTGTTCTCTTTGAAGTTCGTCAACAGGGAGAAAGGAAAAGAGAAGGCGAAAATCAATGATGCCAAGATTCTTGATACCAGCGTGATCATCGATGGCCGCATTGCTGATATTGTGGAAACCGGATTCTTGGACGGTACGCTTGTGATCCCCTCTTTCGTTCTGGAGGAACTGCAGCATATCGCGGATTCTTCCGATGTGTTAAAGCGCAATCGCGGAAGAAGAGGACTCGATATTCTGAACAAAATACGCAAAGAACAAAAAAGTGTGCGCGTTCAGGTCTTGGAGATCGACTTTGAGGAAATTCAAGAGGTCGACAGCAAATTGGTTCGTCTCGCAAAACAGATTTCGGGGAAGGTCGTCACAAACGATTTTAACTTGAACAAGGTTTGTGAATTGCAAGGCGTTCCTGTATTGAATATCAACGATTTAGCCAACGCGGTCAAACCGGTGGTGCTTCCGGGGGAAGAGATCATCGTTCAAGTGATTAAAGACGGCAAGGAATTCGGTCAAGGTGTCGGTTATCTCGACGACGGCACCATGATCGTGGTTGAGGGTGGCAGAGAGTTTATTGGTTCACGGCTTGAAGTGCTCGTGACCAGTGTGTTGCAAACCTCTGCGGGGCGCATGATCTTTGCCAAACCGAAACTGTTGGAAAAAGCACAAGCTTTATAA
- the ispD gene encoding 2-C-methyl-D-erythritol 4-phosphate cytidylyltransferase has translation MRVEAIVVAAGSGSRMRSETKKPYIRLQGVPLLIHTLRALQTCDLIERFVVVTAGEDRTYAEELIRKHMYGSFQLVSGGAERQDSVRCGLAAISEDTDVLLVHDAARPFVNAEEVRNVIEAAWQTGAATLGTPVKDTIKEVENGTVVRTLPRHKLFAIQTPQAFHPSLLREAHHQALAEGVQVTDDASLIEWLGKPVAIIPGSYRNIKITTPEDLVIAEAFLQS, from the coding sequence GTGCGAGTAGAAGCGATCGTTGTGGCTGCAGGATCAGGTTCGCGCATGAGAAGCGAAACAAAGAAACCTTATATACGTTTACAAGGGGTTCCTTTACTCATACATACTCTCCGGGCATTACAAACATGTGACCTGATCGAACGATTCGTGGTGGTCACGGCAGGGGAAGATAGAACCTATGCAGAAGAGTTGATCCGTAAGCATATGTACGGATCATTTCAACTCGTTTCGGGCGGTGCGGAAAGACAAGATTCTGTGCGATGCGGCCTTGCCGCCATCTCGGAAGATACGGACGTTCTGCTCGTGCACGACGCGGCAAGACCTTTCGTCAATGCCGAAGAGGTAAGGAATGTGATCGAAGCAGCGTGGCAGACGGGTGCCGCGACGCTGGGAACTCCAGTCAAGGATACGATCAAAGAAGTGGAGAACGGTACGGTGGTACGCACATTGCCACGGCACAAGCTCTTTGCTATACAAACTCCGCAAGCTTTTCATCCCTCGCTGTTGCGAGAGGCTCATCATCAAGCATTGGCAGAGGGAGTTCAGGTGACTGATGATGCCAGTTTGATCGAATGGTTGGGGAAACCTGTTGCCATTATTCCGGGGTCATACCGTAACATTAAAATCACAACCCCGGAAGACTTGGTCATTGCCGAAGCGTTTTTGCAGAGTTGA
- the ispF gene encoding 2-C-methyl-D-erythritol 2,4-cyclodiphosphate synthase, with product MFRIGTGFDVHAFAEGRPLIIGGVTIPHDRGLLGHSDADVLLHAVTDALLGALALGDIGYHFPDTDERFSGANSVHLLAQVWTMVKEKGYRLGNLDCTVIAQKPKLRPYIDEMRGVLARELEADLEQINVKATTTEKLGFTGREEGIAAQAVVLLVKI from the coding sequence ATGTTTCGCATCGGAACCGGCTTTGATGTTCATGCATTTGCAGAAGGAAGGCCCTTGATCATCGGTGGTGTCACGATCCCGCATGACAGAGGACTCTTAGGTCATTCGGACGCGGATGTATTGCTCCATGCAGTGACGGATGCCTTGCTCGGCGCCTTGGCTTTGGGCGATATCGGGTACCATTTTCCGGATACGGATGAACGGTTTAGCGGCGCCAACTCCGTTCATTTACTGGCGCAAGTTTGGACCATGGTGAAAGAGAAGGGCTATCGATTAGGAAATCTCGATTGTACAGTCATTGCCCAGAAACCGAAACTCCGCCCTTACATTGATGAAATGAGAGGTGTACTCGCACGCGAACTGGAGGCCGACCTGGAACAGATCAATGTGAAAGCGACGACGACAGAAAAGCTCGGTTTTACCGGTCGGGAAGAAGGGATTGCAGCACAGGCTGTCGTGTTGCTTGTCAAAATATGA
- the gltX gene encoding glutamate--tRNA ligase, whose translation MSVRLRYAPSPTGHLHIGGARTALFNYLYARKMGGQFILRIEDTDQARNVEGAAGKFYDELRWLGIDWDEGEDIGGPHAPYRCMERLPIYKQYVDQLLKENKAYYCYCTEEELEREREELLAKGQMPRYMGRCRHLTEEQKQAFELEGRKKTIRFRVPEGQIITIRDHIRGEVQFESDGIGDFVIVKSDGIPTYNFQVVIDDHLMDITLVVRGEEHLSNTPRQVLVYQAFGWEIPEFAHLSLILNEDGKKLSKRDESIIQFVSQYRELGYLPEAIVNFLALLGWSPGGEQEIFSKEELIQLFSLDRVNKSGAIFDTQKLQWMNGHYIKEADLERIVEMSIPYLQQAGFIGETFDREWVTLLVSLFKEQMTCVSELPKLASMFFADEIEYKGEAADVLQEEQVPIVLSAFVAQLENVETWSIEAIKTALKQVQKETGYKGRPLFMTVRVAATGQVHGPDLNSSLFLLGKEKVLNRLKKLL comes from the coding sequence GTGTCTGTTCGTTTACGTTATGCACCAAGTCCGACGGGACATTTACATATCGGCGGGGCAAGAACCGCTTTGTTCAACTACCTGTATGCCCGCAAAATGGGCGGTCAGTTTATTCTGCGTATTGAAGATACGGATCAAGCGCGCAACGTGGAAGGGGCTGCCGGAAAATTTTATGACGAGTTGCGCTGGTTAGGCATCGATTGGGATGAAGGAGAAGACATCGGTGGCCCGCATGCCCCATACCGTTGCATGGAACGTTTGCCGATCTACAAACAGTATGTAGATCAACTCCTGAAGGAAAACAAGGCCTATTATTGTTATTGTACGGAAGAAGAACTGGAACGTGAAAGAGAAGAATTGTTGGCGAAAGGGCAAATGCCGCGTTATATGGGCAGATGCCGTCATCTGACGGAAGAACAGAAACAAGCGTTTGAGCTAGAAGGTCGGAAGAAGACGATCCGCTTCCGTGTGCCTGAAGGACAAATCATCACCATCCGCGATCACATTCGCGGTGAAGTGCAATTTGAATCGGACGGCATTGGCGATTTCGTGATCGTTAAATCGGATGGCATTCCCACATACAACTTCCAGGTGGTTATCGATGATCATCTCATGGATATCACGTTGGTTGTCCGCGGGGAAGAGCACCTTTCCAACACGCCGCGACAAGTGTTGGTCTATCAGGCATTCGGCTGGGAAATCCCTGAATTCGCGCACCTTTCCTTGATATTAAACGAAGATGGCAAGAAACTTTCCAAACGGGATGAATCGATTATCCAGTTTGTATCCCAATATCGCGAACTTGGGTATTTGCCGGAAGCGATCGTGAACTTCCTTGCGCTTTTGGGATGGTCTCCGGGCGGGGAGCAAGAGATCTTCTCGAAAGAAGAGTTGATTCAGCTTTTCTCTCTCGATCGCGTGAATAAGTCGGGCGCGATTTTTGATACACAGAAACTGCAATGGATGAATGGGCACTATATCAAAGAGGCCGATTTGGAACGAATTGTGGAGATGAGCATACCCTATTTGCAACAGGCTGGCTTTATTGGGGAAACGTTTGACAGAGAGTGGGTCACACTGCTCGTTTCCCTTTTCAAAGAGCAAATGACTTGCGTTTCGGAACTGCCGAAACTGGCATCCATGTTTTTCGCCGATGAGATTGAATACAAAGGGGAAGCGGCAGACGTTTTGCAAGAAGAACAGGTTCCCATTGTCTTGTCGGCTTTTGTGGCACAGTTAGAGAATGTGGAAACATGGAGCATCGAAGCGATCAAAACCGCTTTGAAACAAGTGCAAAAAGAGACTGGATACAAAGGCCGTCCGCTTTTTATGACCGTGCGTGTCGCCGCGACGGGACAAGTGCACGGGCCTGACCTGAATTCTTCCCTCTTCCTTTTAGGCAAAGAAAAAGTGCTCAACCGACTGAAGAAACTTTTGTAA
- the cysS gene encoding cysteine--tRNA ligase yields the protein MAIQLYNTMTRRKEEFIPMEPGKVRMYVCGPTVYNYFHIGNARCFVVFDAIRRYLEYRGFSVEYIQNFTDVDDKIIRTANETGMSPLEVANRFIASYFEDADKLGVKRATAHPRVTENMNEIIKMIEELISKGHAYVVDGDVYYATETFQEYGKLSKQSIEDLQSGARIEVSEKKRNPLDFALWKAAKPGEIAWDSPWGKGRPGWHIECSAMSRKYLGVTFDIHAGGHDLIFPHHENEIAQSEGANEAPFARYWLHNGFVNIRNEKMSKSAGNFLTVRDLVNQYDPSVLRFFLLSAHYRNPLNFSEELLQQAEQGLQRIQTCYEKLTYWLDRATADDPDTVVVEGYRERFEEAMDDDFNTADAISVIFDLVRDANTKMDAEHPHRAFVEAYHSLLVTFMDVLGFPLAKKDVSLDEEIERLIAERNEARKKKDWTRADRIRDQLAEMGILLEDTPQGVRWKRK from the coding sequence ATGGCGATTCAGCTTTACAACACAATGACACGCCGAAAAGAAGAGTTTATTCCCATGGAACCTGGAAAAGTCCGGATGTATGTCTGTGGGCCAACGGTATATAACTATTTCCATATAGGGAATGCCCGTTGTTTTGTCGTCTTTGATGCCATTCGCAGATATCTTGAATATCGCGGTTTCAGCGTAGAATATATACAAAATTTCACGGACGTGGATGACAAGATCATCCGTACTGCCAACGAGACAGGTATGTCCCCACTTGAAGTCGCGAACAGGTTTATCGCTTCTTACTTTGAGGACGCGGACAAGTTAGGGGTCAAACGGGCGACTGCCCACCCGCGCGTAACGGAGAACATGAATGAAATCATAAAAATGATCGAAGAATTGATCAGTAAAGGGCATGCGTATGTCGTCGACGGGGATGTCTATTACGCGACGGAAACTTTTCAGGAATACGGTAAGCTTTCCAAGCAATCGATCGAAGATTTGCAATCGGGTGCACGAATCGAAGTCAGTGAGAAAAAAAGAAATCCGCTTGACTTTGCTCTCTGGAAAGCTGCCAAGCCGGGGGAAATCGCTTGGGATTCTCCGTGGGGAAAAGGACGTCCCGGATGGCATATCGAATGTTCAGCGATGAGCCGCAAATACTTAGGTGTTACGTTCGACATCCATGCGGGCGGGCATGATCTTATTTTCCCTCATCATGAAAATGAGATCGCCCAATCGGAAGGCGCCAATGAAGCTCCCTTTGCCCGTTATTGGTTGCATAATGGTTTTGTCAATATACGCAATGAGAAGATGTCGAAATCGGCAGGAAATTTCTTGACAGTCAGGGATCTGGTCAACCAATACGATCCATCTGTGTTGCGCTTCTTTCTGCTTTCCGCACATTACCGCAACCCGCTTAATTTTAGCGAGGAATTGCTGCAACAAGCGGAACAAGGACTGCAGCGCATTCAAACCTGCTATGAGAAACTCACATACTGGTTAGACCGCGCTACCGCAGACGACCCTGATACAGTTGTTGTGGAAGGATACCGGGAGCGCTTTGAAGAAGCGATGGATGATGACTTCAATACGGCGGATGCGATCAGCGTCATTTTTGATCTCGTGCGGGATGCGAATACGAAGATGGATGCCGAGCATCCCCATCGAGCATTCGTCGAGGCTTATCATTCGCTTCTCGTGACCTTCATGGATGTATTGGGCTTCCCGCTTGCGAAAAAAGATGTTTCACTCGATGAAGAAATCGAGCGCTTGATCGCGGAGCGCAATGAAGCGCGCAAAAAGAAAGACTGGACGCGAGCTGACCGAATTCGCGATCAATTGGCGGAAATGGGGATACTGTTAGAAGACACCCCCCAAGGAGTACGATGGAAGCGGAAGTGA
- a CDS encoding Mini-ribonuclease 3, with protein sequence MTHYGEIFSLPGEEIKKPEEIPGLALAYIGDTVWDLIIRRHLLAQNEMKPDRLHKRATAYVRAKAQADVAHHLLPELTEEERSVMRRGRNAKSGSVPKNADISEYRMATGFESLLGYLYLKNRHERILELAERSIAWLDERLSKERNGPA encoded by the coding sequence ATGACGCACTACGGAGAAATTTTTTCCTTGCCGGGAGAAGAAATTAAAAAACCGGAAGAGATACCGGGGCTGGCACTCGCTTATATCGGCGACACCGTATGGGATCTCATCATCAGGCGCCACCTCCTTGCGCAAAACGAAATGAAGCCGGACCGCCTGCATAAAAGGGCGACCGCCTACGTGAGAGCCAAAGCGCAGGCGGATGTGGCGCATCATCTTTTACCGGAATTGACAGAAGAAGAAAGGTCGGTTATGCGCCGGGGACGCAATGCGAAATCGGGTTCCGTTCCCAAAAACGCAGATATTTCTGAGTATCGCATGGCTACGGGATTCGAGAGTTTATTGGGATATCTCTATCTTAAAAACCGTCATGAACGGATTTTGGAGTTGGCTGAGCGTTCGATCGCTTGGCTTGATGAACGGTTATCAAAAGAGAGGAATGGACCAGCATGA
- the rlmB gene encoding 23S rRNA (guanosine(2251)-2'-O)-methyltransferase RlmB encodes MRTRSISQNRETRHAASRGHVRGARHSNKERDNGKRFLELEQGAVEENPEQLEGRHPVLEALKAGREINKILVAEGADKGSAAEILAVARERGIVIQRVPRAKLETIAQSRNHQGIIAYLAAKEYVELATLIERASRSERPGLLVILDEIEDPYNFGSILRTAEGAGAHGVVIPKRRAVPLTATVAKASAGAIEHMPVARVGNIGQALETLKKAGFWVVGTDVDAPQLYTQADLNIPLAVVIGNEGKGLGEVVKKRCDFLVRLPMVGSVQSLNASVATGILLYEILRQRGNTPGR; translated from the coding sequence ATGAGGACAAGATCAATCAGTCAAAATAGAGAGACGAGACATGCGGCTTCGCGCGGTCATGTTCGCGGTGCGCGGCATTCGAACAAAGAACGGGATAACGGGAAACGTTTTTTGGAATTGGAGCAAGGAGCTGTTGAAGAAAATCCCGAACAGCTCGAAGGGCGCCACCCCGTTCTCGAGGCGTTGAAAGCGGGAAGGGAGATCAACAAAATCCTCGTAGCGGAAGGTGCCGACAAAGGTTCGGCGGCGGAAATCCTGGCGGTCGCGCGAGAGCGGGGCATCGTCATACAACGCGTTCCGCGGGCGAAGCTGGAGACGATCGCCCAAAGCCGCAACCATCAGGGGATCATCGCCTACTTGGCGGCCAAAGAATATGTAGAACTGGCGACGCTCATTGAACGGGCGTCACGGTCGGAGCGTCCGGGATTGCTTGTGATTCTCGATGAAATCGAGGATCCATACAACTTTGGCTCCATTTTGCGCACGGCAGAAGGAGCTGGAGCGCACGGAGTGGTGATTCCCAAACGCCGGGCCGTTCCCTTGACAGCGACTGTGGCGAAAGCTTCAGCAGGAGCGATTGAACATATGCCGGTGGCGCGTGTCGGCAATATCGGACAAGCCCTCGAAACTTTGAAGAAAGCAGGATTCTGGGTCGTAGGAACCGATGTCGATGCGCCTCAGCTGTATACGCAAGCAGACTTGAATATCCCGCTTGCGGTCGTGATCGGTAACGAAGGCAAGGGGCTTGGAGAAGTGGTCAAGAAACGCTGCGATTTTCTAGTGCGTCTACCGATGGTAGGCTCTGTTCAATCATTGAATGCGAGCGTTGCTACGGGGATCTTGCTTTATGAAATTCTTCGGCAGCGCGGGAATACTCCGGGTAGATGA
- a CDS encoding NYN domain-containing protein — MMKEVLIVDGYNIIGAWSALVELKKENLELARERLIDILKEYKAFTGREVIVVFDAHQTGSLGTSEKIGGVRVIYTNQNETADEMIERLVYEAEKKKARIYVATSDYTEQQVTFGGGALRISANELQVLVKEAEKAIQEKIRDKTKNQQSKRTTVSDVLAPDVALILEKWRRKKD, encoded by the coding sequence ATGATGAAAGAAGTTTTGATCGTCGACGGGTATAACATTATAGGGGCATGGAGTGCGCTTGTAGAACTGAAGAAAGAAAACCTGGAACTGGCACGCGAACGGCTGATTGACATCCTGAAAGAATACAAAGCGTTCACCGGCAGAGAGGTGATCGTTGTTTTCGACGCGCACCAAACGGGCAGCCTGGGCACTTCGGAGAAGATCGGCGGGGTGCGCGTCATTTACACCAATCAAAATGAAACAGCCGACGAGATGATCGAGCGGCTGGTCTATGAAGCGGAAAAGAAGAAAGCGCGCATATATGTAGCTACATCCGATTATACGGAGCAGCAAGTCACATTTGGCGGGGGTGCTTTGCGTATATCGGCGAACGAATTGCAGGTGTTGGTGAAGGAAGCGGAGAAGGCGATTCAAGAAAAGATACGGGATAAAACGAAAAACCAGCAGTCTAAACGAACGACCGTCAGTGACGTGCTGGCGCCCGATGTCGCTTTGATCCTGGAAAAATGGCGCCGTAAGAAGGATTAG
- the sigH gene encoding RNA polymerase sporulation sigma factor SigH: MVSNATTSQVYDLDAMSDEDLVEAVHNGDEEALDYLIHKYKNFVRAKARSYFLIGADREDIVQEGMIGLYKSIRDFRDDKLASFKAFAELCITRQIITAIKTATRQKHIPLNSYVSLDKPIYEEDSDRTLLDVISGTRVTDPEELIINQEEFDDIEVKMGEILSDLERKVLMLYLDGRSYQEIAVDLNRHVKSIDNALQRVKRKLERYLEVRDVN, encoded by the coding sequence TTGGTAAGCAACGCGACAACAAGTCAAGTATATGATCTTGATGCGATGTCCGATGAGGACCTAGTCGAGGCAGTGCATAACGGGGACGAGGAAGCGCTGGATTATCTGATTCATAAGTATAAGAATTTTGTCCGCGCGAAAGCCCGTTCATATTTCTTGATTGGCGCCGATCGCGAGGATATTGTTCAAGAAGGTATGATCGGACTTTACAAGTCTATTCGCGATTTTCGTGACGATAAATTGGCCTCATTCAAAGCATTCGCTGAATTGTGCATTACTCGCCAGATTATAACTGCTATCAAGACCGCTACCCGGCAGAAACACATCCCCTTGAATTCATACGTTTCATTGGACAAGCCCATCTATGAAGAAGATTCGGATCGAACATTGTTGGATGTCATTTCGGGGACTCGCGTCACCGATCCGGAAGAGTTGATCATCAATCAGGAAGAGTTTGATGACATTGAAGTGAAGATGGGGGAGATCCTGAGCGATCTCGAGCGCAAAGTCTTGATGCTTTATTTGGATGGGCGTTCCTATCAGGAGATCGCCGTTGATTTGAATCGTCATGTGAAGTCGATCGATAACGCTTTACAACGTGTGAAGCGGAAATTGGAACGCTACTTGGAAGTTCGAGATGTCAATTGA
- the rpmG gene encoding 50S ribosomal protein L33 has product MRVNVILACTDCKQRNYITKKNKKNNPDRIELKKYCKFCNHHTLHRETR; this is encoded by the coding sequence ATGCGTGTGAATGTGATCTTGGCATGCACCGATTGCAAACAGCGCAATTATATCACCAAGAAAAATAAGAAGAACAATCCTGATCGCATTGAGCTGAAGAAGTACTGTAAGTTTTGCAACCATCATACTCTTCATCGTGAAACTCGCTAA
- the secE gene encoding preprotein translocase subunit SecE, with amino-acid sequence MSKVANLISFFRDGWGELKRVRWPNRKELLSYTVVTTSTVIVMSLIIFGFDLGISKLLELIKLGGTR; translated from the coding sequence ATGAGTAAAGTTGCAAACCTCATATCCTTCTTCCGGGATGGGTGGGGGGAGCTGAAACGTGTTCGCTGGCCGAATCGAAAGGAATTACTCTCATATACGGTGGTTACAACAAGCACCGTCATTGTGATGTCTCTCATTATATTCGGATTCGATCTCGGGATCAGCAAGCTTCTCGAACTCATCAAGCTCGGTGGCACCAGGTAA
- the nusG gene encoding transcription termination/antitermination protein NusG: protein MEKHWYVVHTYSGYENKVKTNLERRVQSMEMQDKIFRVLVPVEEEVEVKNGKKKTVMRKTFPGYVLVEMIMTDDSWYVVRNTPGVTGFVGSSGAGSKPTPLLPSEVRAILKQMGVEEAKPKVDFGLKEAVRIVEGPFANFVGSIEEIHPDKQKLKVLVSMFGRETPLELDFSQVEKL from the coding sequence ATGGAGAAACATTGGTATGTGGTTCATACCTATTCCGGCTATGAAAACAAGGTGAAGACAAACCTCGAACGCAGGGTTCAGTCGATGGAGATGCAGGATAAAATATTCCGCGTGCTCGTTCCTGTGGAAGAGGAAGTGGAGGTCAAGAACGGGAAGAAGAAAACCGTTATGCGCAAGACATTTCCAGGTTATGTCCTGGTAGAGATGATCATGACCGATGACTCATGGTATGTCGTGCGCAATACCCCGGGTGTGACCGGATTTGTGGGATCATCCGGCGCTGGTTCGAAGCCCACTCCTCTCTTACCTAGCGAAGTGCGTGCCATCTTGAAACAGATGGGCGTGGAAGAGGCGAAGCCGAAGGTCGACTTCGGGCTGAAGGAAGCGGTACGGATTGTCGAAGGACCGTTTGCGAACTTCGTGGGTAGTATAGAGGAGATCCACCCTGATAAGCAGAAGCTGAAGGTTCTTGTCTCCATGTTCGGCCGAGAGACCCCGCTCGAACTTGATTTTTCTCAAGTCGAGAAATTATAA